The proteins below come from a single Oncorhynchus keta strain PuntledgeMale-10-30-2019 chromosome 32, Oket_V2, whole genome shotgun sequence genomic window:
- the LOC118365443 gene encoding histone acetyltransferase p300-like isoform X1, with protein MADNVLESGPPSAKRPKLSSPALSVSASDGNDFGSLFDLEHDLPDELINSSELGLVNGGDLSQLHTSLGGGMGGGQDAAAKHKQLSELLRAGALPPSGQQGATNSPGGSMGLLGSMNASPGHQSMGPQGQHTSPQQAGMVQQAGMVGGLNRAMMGAQKGNGQQQGSMPQGMMGGQGMNGSPRMGYQVNPGMGSNSNLLAETLQQQGGQQMGAGGQAGMRPQQPGALNKMNMMANAGPYGGPYGQSVGQGMGGAGLCPQHQNKAGLANSLAQFNLDKKTPPIQGMAGMASQQASVVGSVSVGGAVVGAGAQAGLGTVATGPGAAPPTADPEKRKLIQQQLVLLLHAHKCQRREQANGEVRQCSLPHCRTMKNVLNHMTHCQAGKSCQVAHCASSRQIISHWKNCTRHDCPVCLPLKNAGDKRNQQSLLSSAVVGLGNSLGAVPGGQPSTPNLTPPSQIDPSSIERAYAALGLTYQGNQMPQQPPQSNLPHQPGMRSLNAMGGNPMGMNGGVGVQPPNQSNLLPDAMLHNNMNVQSLMNDGSLGSMPMATPPSAAGMRKNWHEDITQDLRNHLVHKLVQAIFPTPDPAALKDRRMENLVAYARKVEGDMYESANSRAEYYHLLAEKIYKIQKELEEKRRTRLQKQGMMPTQPGMPPSGLPQGPLGMGQSPLTPGQPSNGSHADPSMVRPTGPNQMVNRMQNPAGMNQFGQMGMQSLGQRSTPPLPLGGPLNQMGMGPTRMGQPNVAQNQYLPPGQFPGPSPGLGAGPVGMNHPGPQGGVTQQAQMPTPPSLPVSSPAAQPGSVAGSGPSQGSMGPGSVGGGPPSNLQLPNSNSSQPNSHPHCPPIRQNSPSPARSLTPTPHQTPPGLPGSQTPQPHTPNPPQVAAPLPQQQLESSQPMGQGMNSEKPSQLQQQTNGGGASGGLQTGQAQSVPTQNAHVPTQLPQTPLSQKSSLTADGQASTPASVSSVDPSSQLTSSDAPAPAEPKLEEKQQDDEDAEDQGEGKASGKMGKGQADIKSEEKPEIKKEKPSGDGCKGEPMDTSSSAATLKMEDRDRKPEVKTEPKDEEERSGASGTHSSPASVQNKRKIFKPEELRQALMPTLEALYRQDPESLPFRQPVDPQLLGIPVRIRTSNKTNLDYFDIVKNPIDLSTIKRKLDTGQYQEPWQYVDDIWLMFNNAWLYNRKTSRVYKYCSKLAEVFEAEIDPVMQGLGYCCGRKLEFSPQTLCCYGKQLCTIPRDAAYFSYQNSSPQFGLLADRYHFCEKCFNEIQGECVSLGDDPSQPQTSISKDQFQRKKNDTLDPEWLVECTDCGRKMHQICVLHNDTIWPAGFVCDSCLKKANKTRKENKYAARSKWRLPQTKLGSFLEGRVNDYLRRQNHPESGDVTIRVVHVSDKVVEVKPGMKSRFVDTGEMSESFPYRTKALFAFEDIDGADVCFFGMHVQEYGSDSPPPNQRRVYISYLDSVHFFQPRHLRTGVYHEILIGYLEYVKKLGFTTGHIWACPPSEGDDYIFHCHPVDQKIPKPKRLQEWYKKMLDKAVAERIVHDYKDVFKQATEDRLTSANELPYFEGDFWPNVLEESIKELEQEEEERKREENSTSSESVDVSAPKSDSKNAKKKNSKKTSKNKNSSLIRANKKKPGMPNVSNDLSQKLYACMEKHKEVFFVIRLIAGPTANSLPPITDPDPLMACDLMDGRDAFLTLARDKHLEFSSLRRAKWSSMCMLVELHNQSQDRFVYTCNECKASVETRFHCTVCEDYDLCITCYNTKGHEHKMEKLGLGLDDESNNAAAAATQSPGDSRRLSIQRCIQSLVHACQCRNANCSLPSCQKMKRVVQHTKGCKRKTNGGCPICKQLIALCCYHAKHCQENKCPVPFCLNIKHKLRQQQLQHRLQQAQMLRRRMASMQRVGQPACGGGGPPGGLPSPGNNGTTAPSTPTSGGTQPPTPQTPTQPNMPSGPQPGMGGGGTLLQQQGGMPQQHHQLHHQFQQMPGGGGMMNSPQQQQMVPQVQQQSQASNPPQLQQHPNSLSPYTNRPPGSSPHPQSQGKPGLGPATPPQQQPPQQQPNPGQPSMPQQQQHPSGPPPAAVEIAMKIQQVADAQRKMALQRQAAQAAGMMPPHPHHQQPQMGMAHPGVGMVGAQGLPPQAQAVQAAARAHMEQQQQQGAPGMMVGPGPMQPQQPNPQGQLPLQVQQQRVGPPLQIPQQQWAGQGMPPQQRQAMMGHPGMVAPQQQQPQQVRQQAQGPGGLIGMVQQGGAAGGGNLPQAALQELLRTLRSPSSPEQQQQVLNILRSNPQLMAAFIKQRASKYKGGPGPPGNPGGPGPGRVPGGMGGQQVNVNAVAGQPGMHMGQGVNMPTMTQLQQVQQLQQQQQQPQQQPQQQRPMLSSLQQQQVAALQQHQQQQHQQGGMPGQQAPNMANINPQFRELLMRRHLQLQQQQQQQQQIGNHAQFQQQGYMGQPGMAPQQPGQGQSGLQQQPGAQPGQQQQGYPSTVAQQQAAAVLQQRLQHQHQLQMQQQQQHQNAMVGHQTAEGGPGTGVGGPPQQPQPPQGTPQPQSSQALLQQALHQRLLQQQQHLGGGSPAQHSSPMSPQQQMAQSPHLQGQTLSTSLSNQVRSPQPSPRPQSQPPHSSPSPRMQPQPSPHHISPQTQTGSPHQGQLPQHHPGMVVPSQQPPQQQNSMDQFGSDQNAMLSQLSGMGGLHGPGGPDMLSGNSQDLGQNINHNTLDM; from the exons ATGGCCGATAATGTTCTGGAGTCCGGCCCGCCTTCAGCCAAGAGGCCTAAACTATCATCCCCTGCTCTCTCAGTCTCCGCCAGTGATGGAAACG ATTTCGGTTCACTCTTTGACCTGGAGCACGACCTCCCCGACGAGCTCATCAACTCGTCGGAGCTGGGCCTGGTCAACGGAGGGGACCTCAGCCAGCTGCACACCAGCCtgggaggaggaatgggaggaggcCAGGACGCTGCTGCCAAACACAAACAGCTCTCGGAGCTTCTCCGGGCTGGAGCGCTGCCACCCTCGGGTCAACAGGGAGCCACCAACAGCCCCGGTGGCTCCATGGGACTCCTGGGCAGCATGAATGCTTCCCCTGGGCACCAGAGTATGGGCCCCCAGGGGCAGCACACCTCACCCCAGCAGGCTGGCATGGTGCAGCAGGCGGGCATGGTGGGTGGACTGAACAGGGCCATGATGGGGGCCCAGAAGGGCAACGGACAGCAGCAAGGGTCCATGCCCCAGGGCATGATGGGAGGCCAGGGGATGAATGGCTCACCCCGAATGGGTTACCAGGTCAACCCAGGCATGGGAAGTAACAGTAACCTGCTGGCAGAAACCCTGCAGCAGCAGGGGGGGCAGCAAATGGGGGCAGGGGGGCAGGCTGGGATGAGGCCTCAGCAACCTGGAGCACTGAACAAG atgaataTGATGGCTAATGCGGGCCCCTATGGTGGTCCGTACGGTCAGTCAGTAGGCCAGGGTATGGGTGGTGCTGGGCTGTGCCCACAGCACCAGAACAAGGCTGGTCTGGCCAACAGCCTGGCCCAGTTCAACCTGGACAAGAAGACACCTCCTATACAGGGCATGGCTGGGATG GCCTCACAGCAGGCCTCGGTAGTAGGGTCAGTGTCTGTGGGTGGAGCGGTGGTTGGAGCCGGGGCCCAGGCTGGCCTTGGTACTGTGGCAACAGGTCCGGGGGCAGCGCCCCCCACGGCCGACCCGGAGAAGCGCAAGTTGATTCAGCAGCAGCTGGTGCTCCTGCTCCACGCCCACAAGTGCCAGCGGCGGGAGCAGGCCAACGGGGAGGTGCGCCAGTGCAGCCTGCCCCACTGCCGCACCATGAAGAATGTCCTCAACCACATGACCCACTGCCAGGCTGGCAAGTCCTGCCAGG tGGCACACTGTGCCTCGTCGCGACAGATCATCTCTCACTGGAAGAACTGCACTCGGCACGactgtcctgtctgcctgccgCTAAAGAACGCTGGAGATAAAAGGAACCAGCAAT ctCTACTAAGCAGTGCTGTGGTTGGCCTTGGCAACTCATTAGGGGCAGTGCCAGGGGGTCAGCCCAGCACCCCTAACCTCACCCCACCCAGCCAGATCGACCCCAGCTCCATTGAGAGGGCCTACGCTGCCCTGGGCCTCACCTACCAGGGCAACCAGATGCCCCAGCAACCGCCTCAGTCCAACCTGCCCCACCAGCCTGGCATGAGGTCGCTAAACGCCATGG GAGGGAACCCCATGGGGATGAATGGAGGGGTGGGGGTGCAGCCCCCCAATCAGTCCAACCTGCTACCAGACGCCATGCTTCACAACAACATGAATGTGCAAAG tTTGATGAACGACGGCAGCCTGGGCTCCATGCCCATGGCGACCCCTCCCTCAGCCGCGGGCATGAGGAAGAACTGGCACGAGGACATCACCCAGGACCTGCGCAACCACCTCGTCCACAAGCT TGTGCAGGCCATCTTCCCCACCCCGGACCCGGCTGCGCTGAAGGACCGGCGGATGGAGAACCTGGTGGCTTACGCTCGTAAAGTAGAGGGGGACATGTACGAGTCGGCCAACAGCAGG GCGGAGTACTACCACCTCCTGGCTGAGAAGATCTATAAAATCCAGAAGGAACTGGAGGAGAAGCGGCGGACGCGGTTACAGAAGCAGGGCATGATGCCCACGCAACCCGGCATGCCCCCCTCAGGCCTGCCACAGGGACCCCTTGGCATGGGCCAGTCACCTCTGACCCCCGGACAGCCGTCCA ATGGTTCTCATGCTGACCCCTCCATGGTTCGACCCACCGGACCCAATCAGATGGTGAACAGGATGCAGAACCCTGCAG GCATGAATCAGTTTGGACAAATGGGTATGCAGTCATTAGGTCAGAGGTCAACGCCTCCCCTCCCACTTGGTGGCCCTCTAAATCAG ATGGGTATGGGGCCAACGCGGATGGGGCAGCCCAATGTGGCCCAGAATCAGTACCTCCCTCCTGGTCAGTTCCCTGGGCCCAGTCCTGGCCTCGGGGCTGGCCCAGTTGGCATGAACCATCCAGGGCCACAAGGAGGTGTGACACAG CAGGCCCAGATGCCCACGCCGCCCTCGCTCCCGGTCAGCAGCCCTGCAGCCCAGCCAGGCTCAGTGGCAGGATCAGGGCCCTCCCAGGGCTCTATGGGGCCAGGCAGTGTAGGTGGAGGTCCTCCTTCCAACCTGCAACTGCCTAACTCCAACTCCTCTCAGCCCAACTCGCACCCGCACTGCCCCCCCATCCGACAGAACTCCCCTTCCCCGGCACGCAGCCTCACGCCAACCCCTCATCAGACGCCGCCTGGTCTGCCAGGCTCGCAAACCCCCCAGCCTCACACGCCCAACCCGCCCCAGGTTGCCGCTCCGCTCCCGCAGCAGCAGCTAGAGTCGTCACAACCAATGGGGCAAGGAATGAACTCTGAGAAGCCCAGTCAGCTCCAACAGCAGACAAACGGTGGTGGAGCTTCTGGAGGCCTCCAGACGGGGCAGGCTCAGTCTGTGCCTACCCAGAATGCCCATGTTCCAACCCAGCTTCCGCAAACTCCA CTGTCTCAGAAGTCTTCTCTGACGGCAGACGGCCAGGCTTCCACTCCGGCCTCGGTGAGCAGCGTGGACCCTAGCTCCCAGCTGACCTCGTCGGACGCCCCCGCCCCAGCTGAGCCAAAGTTGGAGGAGAAACAGCAGGACGATGAGGATGCCGAGGACCAGGGAGAGGGGAAGGCCTCTGGGAAGATGGGCAAGGGACAGGCAGACATCAAGTCAGAAGAGAAACCTGAG ATTAAGAAGGAGAAGCCTTCAGGCGATGGATGCAAGGGCGAGCCTATGGACACATCGTCATCGGCAGCAACGCtgaagatggaggacagagacaggaagcCAGAGGTGAAGACTGAGCCCAAGGACGaagaggagaggtcgggggcatcGGGTACGCACAGCTCCCCCGCCAGCGTTCAGAACAAGAGGAAAA TCTTTAAGCCTGAGGAGCTGCGTCAGGCTCTGATGCCCACCCTGGAGGCCTTGTACCGCCAAgaccctgagtctctgcccttcCGCCAACCGGTGGACCCCCAGTTACTGGGAATACCCGTACGTATTCGAACTAGTAACAAAACTAACCTG GACTACTTTGACATTGTAAAGAACCCCATAGACCTGTCAACGATAAAGCGTAAGCTGGACACGGGACAGTACCAGGAGCCCTGGCAATATGTGGATGACATCTGGCTCATGTTTAACAACGCCTGGCTGTACAACCGCAAGACGTCCCGCGTCTATAAGTACTGCTCCAAGCTGGCCGAGGTGTTCGAAGCCGAAATCGACCCGGTCATGCAGGGCCTGGGCTACTGCTGCGGGAGGAAG CTTGAGTTTTCCCCTCAAACTCTATGCTGCTATGGGAAACAGTTATGCACCATCCCGCGTGACGCTGCTTATTTTAGCTACCAGAACAG TTCACCACAATTTGGGCTTCTTGCTGACAGGTACCACTTCTGTGAGAAGTGTTTCAACGAAATCCAGGGCGAGTGCGTGTCCCTGGGGGATGATCCTTCTCAGCCTCAGAC GTCCATCAGCAAAGATCAGTTTCAGAGGAAGAAGAATGACACGCTCGACCCAGAATG GCTTGTGGAATGTACCGACTGCGGGCGTAAAATGCACCAAATCTGTGTCCTGCATAATGACACCATATGGCCGGCAGG CTTTGTATGTGACAGCTGCCTTAAGAAGGCCAATAAGACGCGGAAAGAGAACAAATACGCGGCCAGAAGTAAGTGGA GGCTCCCCCAAACTAAGCTGGGCAGCTTCCTAGAGGGGCGAGTGAATGACTACCTCAGGCGGCAGAACCATCCAGAGTCTGGTGATGTCACTATCCGTGTGGTCCATGTCTCCGACAAGGTGGTGGAAGTCAAGCCAGGCATGAAGTCCAG GTTTGTGGACACCGGGGAGATGTCAGAGTCCTTTCCCTACAGGACGAAGGCGCTGTTTGCGTTCGAGGACATAGACGGGGCTGACGTCTGCTTCTTCGGCATGCATGTGCAGGAGTACGGTTCAGACAGCCCTCCGCCCAACCAGAGACGCGTGTATATCTCTTACCTGGACAGCGTGCACTTCTTCCAACCTCGACACCTCCGCACAGGCGTCTACCATGAGATACTCATAGGGTACCTGGAGTACGTCAAGAAGTTGGG GTTTACAACAGGGCACATCTGGGCTTGTCCCCCAAGTGAAGGGGACGACTACATCTTCCACTGTCATCCTGTGGACCAGAAGATCCCCAAGCCCAAGCGTCTACAGGAGTGGTACAAGAAGATGCTGGACAAGGCCGTAGCTGAGCGCATTGTGCATGACTACAAG GACGTCTTCAAGCAGGCCACAGAGGACCGTCTCACCAGTGCCAACGAGCTACCATACTTTGAGGGTGACTTCTGGCCCAACGTGCTGGAGGAAAGCATCAAGGAgctggagcaggaggaggaggagaggaagagggaggagaacagcACCTCCAGCGAGAGCGTAGATGTGAGT GCCCCGAAAAGTGACAGCAAGAATGCCAAAAAGAAGAACAGTAAGAAGACGAGCAAGAACAAGAACAGCAGCCTGATCCGAGCCAATAAGAAGAAACCAGGGATGCCCAATGTGTCCAATGACCTCTCCCAGAAGCTCTACGCTTGTATGGAGAAACACAAGGAG GTGTTCTTTGTGATCCGTCTCATCGCCGGCCCCACTGCCAACTCCCTGCCCCCCATCACGGACCCGGACCCACTAATGGCCTGCGACCTGATGGATGGGCGTGACGCCTTCCTGACGCTGGCCCGGGACAAGCACCTGGAGTTCTCCTCCCTGAGGAGAGCCAAGTGGAGCTCCATGTGCATGCTGGTGGAGCTACACAATCAGAGCCAGGACCGCTTCGTCTACACCTGCAACGAGTGCAAGGCAAGTGTGGAGACACGCTTCCACTGCACCGTCTGCGAGGACTACGACCTGTGTATCACCTGCTATAACACGAAGGGCCATGAACACAAGATGGAGAAGCTGGGCCTGGGCCTGGACGACGAGAGCAACAACGCAGCGGCCGCTGCCACTCAGAGCCCCGGGGACTCCCGCCGCCTCAGCATTCAGCGCTGCATCCAGTCCCTGGTCCACGCCTGCCAATGCCGCAATGCCAACTGCTCTCTGCCGTCCTGCCAGAAGATGAAGCGTGTGGTGCAGCACACCAAGGGATGCAAGCGCAAGACCAACGGTGGCTGCCCCATCTGCAAGCAACTCATTGctctgtgctgctaccatgccaAGCACTGCCAGGAGAACAAGTGCCCCGTACCCTTCTGCCTGAACATCAAGCACAAGCTCCGCCAGCAGCAACTCCAGCACCGCCTCCAGCAGGCTCAGATGCTTCGGAGAAGAATGGCCAGCATGCAGAGGGTGGGCCAGCCTGCCTGCGGTGGAGGAGGACCTCCTGGGGGGCTGCCATCACCAGGTAACAATGGCACCACAGCCCCCAGTACACCCACATCAGGAGGCACCCAGcccccaacaccacagacacccACCCAGCCCAACATGCCTTCTGGGCCCCAGCCAGGGATGGGTGGTGGAGGAACTTTGCTGCAGCAGCAAGGTGGGATGCCTCAGCAGCACCACCAGCTTCACCACCAGTTCCAGCAGATGCCAGGAGGAGGTGGGATGATGAACTCCCCCCAGCAACAGCAGATGGTTCCTCAGGTCCAGCAGCAGTCCCAGGCCTCAAACCCCCCACAGCTCCAACAACACCCCAACAGCCTGTCCCCTTACACCAACAGGCCTCCAGGCTCCTCACCGCACCCTCAGTCCCAAGGCAAACCGGGCCTGGGACCAGCCACACCACCTCAGCAGCAACCACCACAACAGCAGCCCAACCCTGGCCAGCCTTCTATGCCCCAACAGCAGCAACATCCTTCGGGGCCTCCTCCAGCGGCTGTGGAGATCGCCATGAAGATTCAACAAGTGGCAGATGCACAAAGGAAGATGGCCCTGCAGAGGCAGGCGGCGCAGGCAGCTGGCATGATGCCCCCGCACCCTCACCACCAACAGCCCCAGATGGGCATGGCCCATCCTGGGGTGGGCATGGTGGGGGCCCAGGGGCTGCCTCCCCAGGCTCAGGCAGTTCAGGCTGCTGCCAGGGCTCACATggagcagcaacagcagcagggtGCTCCAGGTATGATGGTGGGCCCTGGCCCCATGCAGCCCCAGCAACCTAACCCCCAGGGCCAGCTGCCTCTACAGGTGCAGCAGCAGAGGGTTGGTCCCCCGCTTCAGATCCCCCAGCAACAGTGGGCCGGCCAGGGAATGCCACCCCAGCAGAGGCAAGCCATGATGGGACATCCAGGCATGGTGGCGCCTCAGCAGCAACAACCGCAGCAAGTGCGGCAGCAGGCTCAGGGTCCTGGTGGGTTGATTGGTATGGTGCAGCAAGGTGGTGCAGCTGGGGGTGGGAACCTCCCGCAGGCTGCCCTTCAGGAACTGCTGCGTACCCTTCGCTCCCCCAGCTCACCCGAGCAGCAACAGCAGGTGCTCAACATCCTCCGCTCAAACCCTCAGCTAATGGCTGCCTTTATCAAGCAGAGAGCCTCCAAGTATAAGGGGGGCCCAGGACCCCCGGGAAACCCTGGCGGGCCAGGTCCAGGCAGAGTTCCCGGAGGTATGGGTGGCCAACAGGTCAATGTGAATGCTGTGGCTGGTCAGCCAGGTATGCACATGGGTCAGGGAGTCAACATGCCCACCATGACCCAGCTACAGCAAGTACAGCAgctacagcagcagcagcaacaaccgcAACAACAACCGCAGCAGCAGCGTCCTATGCTTAGTAGTTTGCAGCAGCAACAGGTGGCAGCACTTCAGCAGCATCAACAGCAGCAGCATCAGCAAGGAGGGATGCCAGGCCAGCAGGCACCTAACATGGCCAACATAAACCCTCAGTTCAGAGAGCTCCTTATGAGGAGGCATCTCCAActacaacagcaacaacagcagcagcaacagattGGGAACCATGCCCAGTTCCAGCAGCAGGGCTACATGGGCCAGCCAGGCATGGCCCCCCAGCAGCCTGGTCAGGGCCAGTCTGGACTGCAGCAGCAGCCTGGAGCCCAGCCAGGGCAGCAACAGCAGGGTTACCCCAGCACGGTGGCCCAGCAGCAGGCTGCTGCAGTGCTCCAGCAGAGGCTCCAGCATCAGCACCAACTCCAGatgcagcagcaacaacaacaccaGAATGCCATGGTGGGCCACCAGACTGCTGAGGGGGGTCCGGGTACTGGAGTAGGCGGTCCCCCACAACAGCCCCAGCCCCCGCAGGGCACCCCCCAGCCGCAGTCCTCCCAGGCTCTGCTCCAGCAGGCACTGCACCAGAGGCTGCTTCAACAGCAGCAGCACCTGGGTGGGGGCTCTCCTGCCCAGCACAGCAGCCCCATGAGCCCCCAGCAGCAGATGGCCCAGTCCCCTCACCTGCAGGGCCAGACGCTGTCCACGTCCCTCAGCAACCAAGTACGCTCGCCCCAGCCCTCCCCGCGACCCCAGTCCCAGCCACCACACTCTAGCCCCTCCCCGCGCATGCAGCCCCAGCCTTCCCCTCACCATATCTCCCCACAGACCCAGACGGGCTCCCCGCACCAGGGCCAGCTACCCCAGCACCACCCTGGTATGGTGGTCCCCTCTCAACAGCCGCCTCAGCAGCAGAACTCAATGGACCAGTTTGGGTCAGACCAGAATGCCATGCTGTCTCAACTCAGTGGGATGGGTGGTCTCCATGGGCCTGGAGGACCTGACATGCTGTCTGGGAACAGCCAGGATCTTGGGCAGAACATTAATCATAACACTTTAGACATGTAG